The Mytilus trossulus isolate FHL-02 chromosome 3, PNRI_Mtr1.1.1.hap1, whole genome shotgun sequence genome contains a region encoding:
- the LOC134711651 gene encoding uncharacterized protein LOC134711651 — MKRILMKTMFLVLVITLVIGEVLAKRCQSSMKEYDPESQLCCDFGVVPNFNGRGQKLDCCTDKTYIVDSEICCEKDVFKTFTEDGKNQSCCGATSYKKSEKVCCNNTLYDKINGINSCCGSSPIDPKTTTCCRDRNSNKRPHIIGTYMKCCGIEYYNKTTHYCRKNRIVLPFSTSLCSNHKYDILKQKCCTGTLHNVSDSDEQYKCCGTKLYNTVEEKCCGGSLTIPHVAECCEKGHYYPRSQTCCNGLPVNITSSTEKCCGNGLYDSQYQECCGSVIYNTSSHQCCQPGGDIIVKSTEYKCCGKISYDSQEDVCCTKNKFSGETFKIITKSVEYHDTCCVLSDIENSQSYSSITHRCQLGSIINKTAMCGSHPYNKTSDLCCGGVFDEMGLDEGRDCCGIKSYNMTTKICCDNTIYLKTNKQSCHQNNTEFIHEIHHRLPRHIDYGICSYCNLHSIKDIKLFLESATTLCKRFVLKIAKLTTSIAGNTTTVDGFIRKNLLSQEPFKKRKIQFQVPCTCQLNTRSIILLTDINDYSKLLRLGDSNLIIPWSKRASNYLQKRATQCVNKFALDTGAGFKISIEYTKPELKGRDRF; from the exons tGATAACATTAGTGATTGGGGAAGTTTTAGCAAAGAGATGCCAGTCTTCAATGAAAGAATATGATCCAGAATCACAACTGTGCTGTGATTTTGGAGTAGTACCCAATTTCAATGGACGTGGACAGAAGTTAGATTGCTGCACTG ATAAGACATATATTGTTGATTCTGAGATATGTTGTGAAAAGGATGTGTTCAAAACGTTTACTGAAGATGGTAAAAATCAAAGCTGTTGTGGAGCTACCTCTTACAAAAAGTCAGAAAAAGTCTGCTGTAACAACACCTTGTATGACAAAATAAACG GAATCAATAGTTGCTGTGGTTCATCACCTATTGACCCAAAAACAACAACTTGCTGCAGGGATAGAAATAGTAATAAGAGGCCGCACATCATAGGAACCTATATGAAATGTTGTGGGATTGaatattacaacaaaacaacacattATTGTAGAAAGAATAGAATTGTCTTACCCTTTTCAACATCATTATGTAGCAACCATAAGTATGACATACTGAAACAGAAATGTTGCACTGGTACCTTACATAATGTCAGTGATAGTGATGAGCAGTATAAATGTTGTGGCACAAAGCTGTATAATACAGTTGAAGAAAAATGTTGTGGTGGCAGTTTAACCATACCACATGTTGCTGAGTGCTGTGAAAAAG GCCATTACTATCCAAGAAGTCAGACGTGTTGTAATGGACTCCCTGTTAACATTACATCATCAACAGAGAAGTGTTGTGGGAATGGATTGTATGACAGCCAATACCAAGAATGTTGTGGCAGTGTAATATACAACACATCCTCTCACCAGTGTTGTCAACCTG gagGTGACATTATTGTTAAATCCACTGAATACAAATGCTGTGGAAAAATCAGTTACGACAGCCAGGAAGATGTTTGCTgcacaaaaaacaaattcagtggagaaacatttaaaataattacaaaatctGTTGAATATCATGACACTTGCTGTGTTCTTTCTGACATCGAAAATAGTCAGTCCTATTCAAGCATTACACATAGATGCCAGCTAGGTAGTATTATTAATAAAACTGCTATGTGTGGTAGCCACCCATATAATAAGACCTCAGACCTATGCTGTGGAGGAGTTTTCGATGAGATGGGATTAGATGAAGGAAGAGATTGCTGTGGAATCAAAAGTTATAACATGACTACAAAAATCTGTTGTGACAACACGATttacttaaaaacaaacaaacaaag CTGTCATCAAAATAACACAGAGTTTATACATGAGATCCATCATAGACTACCTAGGCATATAGACTACGGAATATGTTCCTACTGTAACTTACACAGCATCAAGGATATCAAACTATTTCTTGAGTCTGCTACTACTCTATGTAAACGATTTG TTCTGAAGATAGCTAAATTAACCACATCAATAGCTGGTAACACAACTACCGTGGATGGTTTCATACGTAAAAACTTGCTCTCTCAGGAACCTTTTAAAAAACGAAAGATTCAATTCCAAGTACCTTGCACATGTCAACTGAACACAAGATCAATTATCCTTCTAACAGACATAAATGATTATAGCAAGCTTTTGAGATTAGGTGACAGTAACCTAATTATTCCATGGAGTAAAAGAGCAAGCAATTACCTTCAGAAAAGGGCAACACAGTGTGTAAATAAATTTGCCTTGGACACAGGGGCTGGGTTCAAAATATCTATTGAATATACAAAACCTGAACTGAAAGGAAGAGACAGGTTTTAA